The proteins below come from a single Rhodococcus sp. WMMA185 genomic window:
- a CDS encoding ABC transporter substrate-binding protein, with translation MSKKSRRVATIFAIGGAGALVLSACSGAGGSDTKEIAFVQGVAGDEFYISMQCAIEQEAAAEGVAVNTQGPTQFDPSLQKTVLDSVVASRPDAILIAPTDATAMQAPIDAAARQGIEVVLVDATLDDPSVAVSHVASDNVGGGAEAFHAIKQMNPEGGKVLAMDLYPGVSTTNARTEGFEQAVAQDPDFEYLGVQYSHNDPAEAARLMTAALSRDPDIVGVFATNLFASEGTATGIRQANAQDQVKLVGFDAGPAQVNQLRDGTVQALIAQEPATIGKDGVQQAMNALDGNPVTSDIQTGFRVITADNLDTDGAEWVYRSAC, from the coding sequence ATGTCGAAGAAGTCTCGCAGGGTCGCCACGATATTCGCCATCGGTGGCGCGGGCGCGCTGGTGTTGTCCGCGTGCTCCGGTGCGGGGGGAAGCGATACCAAGGAGATCGCTTTCGTCCAGGGTGTGGCAGGCGACGAGTTCTACATCAGCATGCAGTGCGCCATCGAACAAGAGGCCGCGGCCGAAGGCGTCGCCGTCAACACCCAGGGGCCTACCCAGTTCGACCCCTCCCTGCAGAAGACGGTTCTCGATTCGGTGGTTGCCTCCCGTCCTGACGCCATACTCATTGCGCCTACCGATGCCACGGCTATGCAGGCGCCTATCGACGCGGCGGCAAGGCAAGGTATCGAGGTTGTGCTCGTCGACGCTACCCTCGACGATCCGTCCGTCGCCGTGTCCCATGTCGCATCGGACAACGTCGGTGGTGGCGCCGAGGCATTCCACGCGATCAAGCAGATGAATCCGGAGGGTGGAAAGGTTCTCGCCATGGACCTCTATCCAGGCGTTTCCACCACCAACGCGCGAACGGAGGGCTTCGAGCAAGCGGTCGCGCAGGACCCGGATTTCGAATATCTTGGCGTGCAGTACAGCCACAACGATCCGGCCGAGGCGGCTAGGCTGATGACCGCGGCGCTGTCTCGGGACCCCGACATCGTCGGTGTCTTTGCCACCAACCTCTTCGCCTCCGAGGGCACCGCCACCGGTATCCGTCAGGCCAATGCGCAGGATCAGGTCAAGCTCGTCGGCTTCGATGCGGGCCCGGCTCAGGTCAACCAACTGCGCGACGGCACGGTGCAGGCGCTCATCGCTCAGGAACCAGCCACGATCGGCAAGGACGGTGTGCAACAAGCCATGAACGCGCTCGACGGGAATCCGGTTACCTCCGACATCCAGACCGGTTTCCGGGTGATCACCGCAGACAACCTTGACACCGACGGTGCGGAGTGGGTGTACAGGTCCGCATGCTGA
- a CDS encoding mannitol dehydrogenase family protein: MTGLSRSALARFPASVETPARREDVRIGIVHFGVGNFHRSHEAMYVDRILAAGHTDWGICGVGVMAGDTRMRGVLASQDNLYTLVTRDTDGTAHARVIDSIAEFLYAPDDPEAVLNRLAAPTTRIVSLTITEGGYSINDATGQFDPHDPDTLHDLDDEGVPRSVLGFLTAALARRRSLGIPPFTVVSCDNLEHNGAVARAAVTAFAERKDPTLAAWISDTVAFPSSMVDRITPVTTTETIATVAATFGVEDQWPVQSESFEQWVLEDHFTLGRPPFEQVGVQMVDDVEPYELMKLRLLNASHQVMSYLGILAGYTYVHDVFADPDLDAFVVSYMHREATPTLRRVPGIDLARYCVQLRKRFAGDSIRDTLARQVVNASDRIPKFVLPVAREQLERGGSVDHIALVLAAWCTVVDSEDLGVPLIDGHADELRELARQDRDQPGAFLGNRTIFGDLVTSAPLNAAYRAAKQSLLEQGPRTAARLVTATAGPNP, encoded by the coding sequence ATGACCGGTCTGAGTCGCAGCGCGCTCGCTAGGTTTCCCGCTTCTGTCGAGACGCCGGCCCGTCGGGAAGACGTACGGATCGGAATCGTGCATTTCGGTGTCGGAAATTTTCACCGGTCGCACGAGGCGATGTACGTCGACCGGATATTGGCCGCGGGCCACACCGATTGGGGAATTTGCGGGGTCGGAGTGATGGCCGGTGACACGCGGATGCGCGGTGTCCTCGCGAGCCAGGACAACTTGTACACGCTCGTCACCCGAGACACCGACGGCACCGCCCACGCGCGTGTCATCGACTCGATCGCCGAGTTCCTCTATGCCCCGGACGATCCCGAGGCAGTGCTGAACCGCCTCGCTGCGCCCACCACGCGCATCGTTTCCCTCACCATCACCGAGGGTGGCTACAGCATCAATGACGCGACCGGCCAGTTCGACCCTCACGATCCCGACACTCTTCACGATCTCGACGACGAAGGCGTGCCGCGCAGTGTGCTCGGATTTCTCACCGCAGCGCTGGCTCGCCGCCGCAGTCTCGGAATCCCGCCGTTCACGGTCGTGTCGTGTGACAACCTCGAGCACAACGGGGCCGTCGCCCGCGCCGCGGTAACGGCATTTGCCGAGCGCAAGGATCCCACCCTGGCTGCCTGGATCAGCGATACCGTTGCGTTTCCCAGTTCGATGGTTGATCGGATTACCCCGGTCACCACGACCGAGACCATCGCTACCGTCGCGGCGACCTTCGGCGTCGAAGACCAGTGGCCCGTTCAATCCGAGTCGTTCGAGCAGTGGGTCCTCGAGGACCACTTCACCCTCGGCCGGCCACCCTTCGAGCAGGTGGGTGTGCAAATGGTCGACGACGTGGAACCCTACGAGTTGATGAAGCTGCGACTGCTCAACGCATCGCATCAGGTCATGAGCTACCTCGGAATCCTGGCCGGATACACCTACGTTCACGACGTCTTTGCCGACCCCGATCTGGACGCATTCGTAGTGTCATACATGCACAGGGAGGCGACCCCCACTCTGAGGCGCGTTCCCGGAATCGACCTCGCTCGATACTGCGTTCAACTGCGGAAGCGATTCGCCGGCGACAGCATTCGCGACACTCTTGCTCGCCAGGTGGTCAACGCCTCGGACCGGATTCCGAAGTTCGTGCTACCGGTTGCCCGCGAGCAACTCGAGCGGGGAGGGTCGGTCGATCACATTGCCCTCGTCCTCGCTGCCTGGTGCACTGTCGTCGACAGTGAAGACCTGGGTGTGCCTCTGATCGACGGTCACGCCGACGAGTTGCGCGAACTTGCCCGTCAGGATCGGGACCAACCCGGCGCGTTTCTCGGGAATCGCACCATCTTCGGTGACCTCGTCACCAGCGCCCCCTTGAATGCCGCCTACCGTGCTGCCAAACAGTCACTGCTCGAGCAGGGCCCGCGTACCGCTGCCCGATTGGTCACCGCGACCGCCGGTCCCAACCCATGA
- a CDS encoding glutathione S-transferase family protein, which yields MSQRTEDQNSTKGAYVEAGAEFKRDSRYIPTRITADGRDGYPVEPGRYRLVVARACPWANRAVIVRRLLGLEDALSMGLCGPTHDKRSWSFDLDPDGLDPVLKIPRIQDAYFARFPDYPRGITVPAIVDVPTGQVVTNDFPQITLDLSSEWTQYHRDGAPDLYPDSLRDEIDEVADLVFRDVNNGVYRCGFAGSQEAYESAYDSLFARLDWLEDRLTDRRFLVGDTITEADVRLFTTLVRFDAVYHGHFKCNRNKLNEMPALWGYARDLFQTPGFGDTIDFVQIKQHYYIVHTDINPTRIVPKGPELSGWREPHGREQLGGRPFGDGTPPPPPKPDEAVPAGHSA from the coding sequence ATGTCACAGCGAACGGAAGATCAGAACTCCACCAAGGGCGCCTACGTGGAAGCCGGTGCCGAATTCAAGCGAGACTCCCGCTACATTCCTACGCGCATCACTGCGGACGGACGCGACGGCTACCCCGTCGAACCCGGTCGTTATCGACTGGTGGTCGCCCGCGCATGTCCATGGGCCAACCGCGCCGTCATCGTCCGCAGACTCCTCGGACTCGAGGACGCGTTGTCGATGGGTCTGTGCGGTCCCACTCACGACAAGCGCAGCTGGAGCTTCGATCTCGACCCGGACGGACTCGATCCGGTGCTGAAGATTCCGCGAATTCAGGACGCCTACTTCGCACGCTTCCCCGACTACCCACGCGGTATCACTGTGCCGGCGATCGTCGACGTGCCCACGGGGCAGGTGGTCACCAACGATTTCCCTCAAATCACCCTCGACCTGTCGAGCGAGTGGACCCAGTACCATCGCGACGGCGCGCCCGACCTCTACCCCGACAGCCTGCGGGACGAGATCGACGAGGTGGCCGACCTCGTATTCCGTGACGTGAACAACGGCGTCTACCGATGTGGGTTCGCAGGATCCCAGGAAGCGTACGAGTCCGCGTACGACAGCCTGTTCGCACGGCTGGACTGGCTCGAGGATCGGCTCACCGATCGCCGGTTCCTCGTGGGCGACACGATCACCGAAGCTGACGTGCGCCTGTTCACTACCCTGGTGCGTTTCGACGCCGTGTATCACGGTCATTTCAAGTGCAATCGGAACAAGCTGAACGAGATGCCGGCGCTGTGGGGCTATGCTCGCGACCTCTTCCAGACACCGGGATTCGGCGACACGATCGACTTCGTTCAGATCAAGCAGCACTACTACATCGTCCACACCGACATCAATCCCACCCGCATCGTGCCGAAAGGACCTGAACTGTCCGGGTGGCGGGAGCCGCACGGGCGCGAGCAACTCGGTGGCAGGCCGTTCGGGGACGGCACCCCGCCGCCCCCACCGAAGCCTGACGAGGCGGTGCCCGCGGGCCACAGTGCGTAG